The Verrucomicrobiia bacterium genomic interval ACCGGGCGCACTTTGTCATCGGCAGGCCCCAGGCGTCTCCGGGCGCACGGTTTCGCCTGACGTTTCGGCTGATGGGCGGGGGCTCGTCGAAGGGGGGCGTGACCATTCCCGGCTTTGCCGCCCACGATGTCGTGGTTCGGTTCCGGAACGCGGAGCTTGCCGAGACGATTCTTTACTCCAGCCGGGTCACCCAGGTCGTGGAGCCGGTGATTGATTTCTTGGCTGCGGATGTTCAGGCGCTGAGCGGTCCGAACACCATTGAGTTTGTGAGGACGGGCCCCGCCGAGCCCGGCGTTTCGTACTGGATCAGCTTTGATTACGTGAAGATCGAATCGTTCCCGGTGACGAACTCGGCGCCCGTTCTTCCCGCATTTTCGCAGATGTCGGTGGATGAAATGGTGCCGTTCAACCTCCAGCTCACCGCGTTCGACAACGAAGATCCGCCCGGGGCCCTCCGTTTTGCGAGGGTTGACGGGCCGGCTGGCCTGACGGTAAGCGCCAGCGGACAGGTGAGCTGGACTCCCACGGAGGCCCAGGGGCCCTCCACCAATTTGGTCACCGTTTCGGTGACCGACAACGGATCGCCGCCGCTGTCCGCAACGCAGTCATTCACGGTCGTCGTGCGTGAGGTCAACCGTCCCCCGGTGTTCAGCCCGCCGGCGCCCCTGGCGGTGGATGTGGGCTCTCCGCTTGCCATCCAGTTGACCGCGACCGATCCGGACCTTCCCGCCAACACCCTGACGTTTCAGAAGACGGGGGGCATCGAGGGCCTGACCATCAGCCCGTCTGGGCTGGTCTCCTGGCTCCCCGGGGCTGCGCAGGCCGGCACGACCAACCTGATCACGGTGTCGGTGAGGGATAATGGGACTCCGGTTCAGACGGTGACCGGATCGTTTTCCGTGATCGTTCGTCCGGCCTCCGGTGGCGGCGGCCCGGATGGTGGCGGTGGGGGCGGTGTTCGGACCCTCTGGGCGATCGGCACCGATGCACCGCCGGGTGCGAGTGGTTCGCAGGCGTTTGGAGAGTTCAGCATTCCCAGCGGGCGCAGTGAGCCCATTCCGGGCTCGGTGACGCGCCTCCCGTCAGACCCGCAGTATTCCGCGGCAACCAACCCTGGCGCCGACGATGATTTCTATTTCAAAGGCACCTACCCCCAAGGGTTCAACGGGCTCCCGTCCACGTTGCTCGTGCCCAACGATGAGCCGTTCTCAGCCTGGGAGCGGGCGCTGACGGTTGGAGACCGGACCAATCGCTTCCACTTCCTTCTGGATTCCAGCCAGGTAACGTCCTCGGCCTCCCTCGAACTGGCCTTGGAATTTTCGCACGGCGGCCACTCGATCAACGGCACCCAACAGCCTGGTTTTGGTGTCCACGATGTCGTCATCCGGTTCCGCAACCATGCCGGGGTCGCGTCCACACTGTTCGACGGCCGGATTTCAAGTCCGACCAACATTGTTGTGCAATTCCCGGCCGCGTCCGTTCAGGCATCGGCAGGGCCGAATTCCATCGAGATGGTCAGGACCGGTCCCATCGTTTCCGGCCACTCCTACTGGACTGAATTTGACTACGTTCAGCTTCGGGCGTTGGCGCCGGCAAACCGCCCGCCCGTGCCGACGCCGGTCGGCACCGTGGTCGTCCAGCCCGGCGCATCGCTCTCCCTCCAGTTGCAGGCGACCGATCCTGACCTGCCGGCGCAGGTGTTGACGTTCGCCCGCTCGGGTGGCCCTGCGGGCCTCGCGGTGACTTCCGGCGGACTGGTGACCTGGAATCCCACCGCTGCCCAGAGACCGTCCACCAATTCGGTCAGCGTGACCGTCACGGACAACGGCGCGCCCCCGGCATCGGCGAGCTTGAGTTTTTCCGTCGTCGCGCTGTCCGCTTCGGAATCCACCGGATCCCGGACGGTCTGGCAGATCGGCACAAACGCACCCCCGGGTTCCAGCAGTTCCCAAATTCTGGGTGATCTGGGCTTGCCCAGTAATCGTGCCGATGGCCCGCCAGGGGCGGTCACGCGGCGGCTTGGCGATCCGCAATTTCAAGCCGGCGCCAATCCCGGCCCCGATGATGATTTCTATTTCAGCGGCACCTATCCGGCTGGTTTCAACGGGCTCCCTTCCACCTTGGAGGTTCCGGAGGATGAGCCGTCCACGTCTTGGGAGAGAGCCCATACGTTGGGCGACCGGACCAACCGGTTCCATTTCCACCTCGATCCCTCTCAGGCGTCGTCCGCCACCCCGCTGGTCCTCACCGCCGAATATGCGCTTGGCGGAACCGCCCAAGGTGGGGTGATCATTCCGGGCTTTGGGGTGCACGACATGGTGATCCGATTCCGAAATGGTTCGGGCCTGGCGTCGGAGCTGTTCAGTGGTCGTCTGACGAATCCCAGCAATTTGGTGGTCGAATTCACCACGACATCGGTGCAGGCAACGCCCGGTCCGAACAGTGTGGAATTCGTGCGGACCGGTCCTGCGGCATCCGGTGTCTCGTATTGGATCGAGTACGATCATGTCCGGCTGGAGGCGATTCCGGGCGCTCCGGCCGTCAACCAGCCACCGGTGCCGGCCGCGGTGGCCCCCGTGGTCCTCGGCGCGGGTGCACCGCTGGGCCTCCAGTTGTCAGCGACCGATCCCGATGGTCCGGCGGCTTCCCTCACCTACGCGCGGGTGAGCGGACCTGACGGCCTGACGGTGAGCCCCTCGGGATGGGTTGCATGGTCGCCAACATCGGCCCAAACCCCATCAGTCAACAGCGTCACTGTTTCGGTGACGGACAATGGGACGCCCAAGGCGTCTGCCACGGTGACCTTCACGGTGCAGGTGCTGGCTCCGGCCACCCCGGGGCTCCGCACCGCCTGGCAGATCGGCACCAATGCGCCACCAGGAGCCAGCATTTCGGAAATTCTCGGGGACCTCGGCCTGCCCACCTTCAGGGCCGAAGCCCCCCCGGGGGCGGTCACGCGGCGCCCCGGGGATCCGCAGTTCCAAAGTGGATCCAATCCCGGTCCGGACGACGACTTTTACTTCAAGGGCAGTTATCCGGCAGGTTTCAACGGACTCCAGGCGACCTTGGAGGTCCCGGAAGATGAGCCATCCACGGCGTGGGAGCGTGCCCACACTGCCGGCGACCGCACCAACCGGTTTCACTTCCATCTGGATGGTTCGCAGATTTCCGCGGCCACCGGGCTGCGCCTGACGTCCGAGTTTGCGCTGGGCGGTTGGTCCTCCAATGGCGTGGTGCTCCCGGGCTTTGGGCTTCATGACGTGGTGGTTCGCTTCCGAAACGGGGCCGGCGTCTCGTCGGTGTTGTTCAACGGCCCGCTGTCCACAGCCACCAATGTGGTGGCCGAATTCACTGCGGCTTCGGTTCAGGCAACGCCCGGACCCAACACGGTGGAGTTGGTGCGAACCGGACCGTTCAGCCCGGGGATCTCCTACTGGCTGGAGTACGACTACGTCCTGCTCGAAGTGGTACCTCCAGCCAACCGTCCCCCGGTCATCGCATCGGTCGGCACGGTGACCCTGGAGGGAGGCGGGGCGCTTTCGCTCCAATTGTCGGCGACGGATCCGGACCTCCCGGCGCAGTCCCTTGCGTTTGCCCGGGTTGCCGGCCCCGCCGGCCTCACGGTGAGTTCGGGTGGCTTGGTCACCTGGTCACCCGTTGCGTCCCAGATTCCCTCCACCAACCAGGTCACGGTTTCGGTGACCGACAACGGTGTGCCGCCAGCGTCCAGTTCGGTGACCTTCACGGTGGTGGTCCGGGCCTCGCAATCCGTGGCCTCCGGATTGGTGAGGACCGTCTGGCAGATCGGAACCAACGCCCCCGTGGATGCCGATGTGTTCGAGATTCTGGGTGACCTTGGCATGCCCAGCTTCCGTGCGGAGGCTCCGCCGGGTGCGGTCACGCGGCGGCCCGGTGATCCGCAGTACGAGCCCGGAAGCAACCCGGGACCGGATGATGACTTCTACTTCGCCGGCACGTACCCGGTTGGGTTCAACGGTCTGCTTTCCATCCTTCAGGTTCCCCAGGATGAGCCGTCCACCGCGTGGGAACGGGCCCACACCTTGGGGGATCGGACCAACCGGTTCCATTTCCTGCTCGATGCGTCCCAGGCCGCCTCCGGCAACCAGTTCCGACTGACCGCAGAATATGCCTTGGGCGGGTTTGCCGTGGATGGGGTCACCCAGTCCGCCTTCGGCGATCACGACGTGGTGATCCAATTTCGGAACGGTCTTGGGGCAACCGTCCCGTTGTTCGACAGTCGCCTCACTACTGGGTCCAATGTGGTGGTCGAGTTCTCGGCGGGTGCCGTCCAAGCGATCCCTGGGCCGAATTCTGTTGAGTTCGTCCGAACCGGTCCGGCACTTTCCGGACGCTCCTACTGGCTCGAATACGACCACGTTCGACTCGAGCACCTGGTTTCCGGTGCCTCCGGATTCGGAGTTTCCCGATCGCTGCGCCCGACGGTTGCCGCCCTGCCGCCGTTTTCCAACACCCGCGCAGCCATTACCAACGTGGAGGGGGTGGATTACCTGACCATCCTGTTCGAACGACCGGTGCCGCCGCCGTCCGGTGCGCGCTATGTCGTCGAAGGATCCAATGACCTGCTCGACTGGTCCGAACAGGGGGTCCTGCCGATCGAGCGGATTTTTTCAGGTTCGGGATATGAAACGGTGGCGGTTCGCGATGCGGTTCCTGTTGCGGCCCAGGAGCAGCGCTACCTGCGCTTGCGGGTTGTGCTGGACCGGGAGTGATCCTCCGGGCGCCCAAAGGTCCGCGCGCTGGCGGGAGGGGCTTGAATCCGGCCCCGGCCCCGGCCCCGGCCCCGGTTTCGAAGG includes:
- a CDS encoding PQQ-dependent sugar dehydrogenase; translated protein: MNPVKSPLLLALLLLWISPLHGQRVVPRLLPEVASSSGLYRLTNAFPSLALDPGIVGFAVPPGRTNELYYYDRPGRIFVITNFQAPTRTMFLNLTDLNRATGDGGLLGLTFHPNYAQNRSFFVFYSPTNTTTRKMYNRLSRFEANPTRPLEALRASEQVLFDLEDESSILHNGGDLHFGPDGYLYVTMGDEGEQDDTLENSQRIDKDLFSSLLRIDVDSRPGSLPPNPHPAVKGGYRIPPDNPYIGATSFNGLPVDPARVRTEFWAVGLRSPHRMCFDPLTGEIYLGDVGGNRVEEINRIERGGNYGWVHFEGNLRSLTHPVLPEAADFKPPVHSYGRTGINPDFEGRAAIGGLVYRGTRYPELNGKYVFGDFISKHIWAIQFQPGGTYSIERLLSAEAGPTTFGLDPATGEILIASTAVNYGISRLVRNPNVVLPSFPPTLSAVGAFANLATRGVRTGIQPYEVAAPFWSDYAIKKRWFFFQDATSKISRSASDVWTFPTGTVWMKHFDLEMVRGQAQSSRPIETRFIVKTSDGVYGLSYRWRSDGSDADLVPESGTNVVFQVSENGVVRNQTWRYPSHSECLSCHNQAAGGVLGFSTQQLNRAVNHNGASVNQLTLLSDLGAFAQPFTSTGGLPRLVPTDDASASIEHRFKSYLDANCAYCHQPNGPGRGSWDGRFRTPTDLSGLLDGPVFDDLGIPGAGLIRLRNTNASVLFRRVSEMGVHHMPPIGTFEAYPAGIQVIREFIESYTPTYRTLWQIGARAVGSEVPWDEFSPQNNINDVPPGRVTRLPGDPQYDAATNPGQDSDFYFAGTYPPGFNEAVSGFSVPNDEPAKAWERAMTLGDRTNRAHFVIGRPQASPGARFRLTFRLMGGGSSKGGVTIPGFAAHDVVVRFRNAELAETILYSSRVTQVVEPVIDFLAADVQALSGPNTIEFVRTGPAEPGVSYWISFDYVKIESFPVTNSAPVLPAFSQMSVDEMVPFNLQLTAFDNEDPPGALRFARVDGPAGLTVSASGQVSWTPTEAQGPSTNLVTVSVTDNGSPPLSATQSFTVVVREVNRPPVFSPPAPLAVDVGSPLAIQLTATDPDLPANTLTFQKTGGIEGLTISPSGLVSWLPGAAQAGTTNLITVSVRDNGTPVQTVTGSFSVIVRPASGGGGPDGGGGGGVRTLWAIGTDAPPGASGSQAFGEFSIPSGRSEPIPGSVTRLPSDPQYSAATNPGADDDFYFKGTYPQGFNGLPSTLLVPNDEPFSAWERALTVGDRTNRFHFLLDSSQVTSSASLELALEFSHGGHSINGTQQPGFGVHDVVIRFRNHAGVASTLFDGRISSPTNIVVQFPAASVQASAGPNSIEMVRTGPIVSGHSYWTEFDYVQLRALAPANRPPVPTPVGTVVVQPGASLSLQLQATDPDLPAQVLTFARSGGPAGLAVTSGGLVTWNPTAAQRPSTNSVSVTVTDNGAPPASASLSFSVVALSASESTGSRTVWQIGTNAPPGSSSSQILGDLGLPSNRADGPPGAVTRRLGDPQFQAGANPGPDDDFYFSGTYPAGFNGLPSTLEVPEDEPSTSWERAHTLGDRTNRFHFHLDPSQASSATPLVLTAEYALGGTAQGGVIIPGFGVHDMVIRFRNGSGLASELFSGRLTNPSNLVVEFTTTSVQATPGPNSVEFVRTGPAASGVSYWIEYDHVRLEAIPGAPAVNQPPVPAAVAPVVLGAGAPLGLQLSATDPDGPAASLTYARVSGPDGLTVSPSGWVAWSPTSAQTPSVNSVTVSVTDNGTPKASATVTFTVQVLAPATPGLRTAWQIGTNAPPGASISEILGDLGLPTFRAEAPPGAVTRRPGDPQFQSGSNPGPDDDFYFKGSYPAGFNGLQATLEVPEDEPSTAWERAHTAGDRTNRFHFHLDGSQISAATGLRLTSEFALGGWSSNGVVLPGFGLHDVVVRFRNGAGVSSVLFNGPLSTATNVVAEFTAASVQATPGPNTVELVRTGPFSPGISYWLEYDYVLLEVVPPANRPPVIASVGTVTLEGGGALSLQLSATDPDLPAQSLAFARVAGPAGLTVSSGGLVTWSPVASQIPSTNQVTVSVTDNGVPPASSSVTFTVVVRASQSVASGLVRTVWQIGTNAPVDADVFEILGDLGMPSFRAEAPPGAVTRRPGDPQYEPGSNPGPDDDFYFAGTYPVGFNGLLSILQVPQDEPSTAWERAHTLGDRTNRFHFLLDASQAASGNQFRLTAEYALGGFAVDGVTQSAFGDHDVVIQFRNGLGATVPLFDSRLTTGSNVVVEFSAGAVQAIPGPNSVEFVRTGPALSGRSYWLEYDHVRLEHLVSGASGFGVSRSLRPTVAALPPFSNTRAAITNVEGVDYLTILFERPVPPPSGARYVVEGSNDLLDWSEQGVLPIERIFSGSGYETVAVRDAVPVAAQEQRYLRLRVVLDRE